A single region of the uncultured Fibrobacter sp. genome encodes:
- a CDS encoding ATP-binding protein: MDIIGRNKEIKELNDIYGSGKPEFIALYGRRRVGKTYLIDQKYGNEFSFKVTGILEGSLHEQMAAFVLALREIGYQGSMPSTWLDAFSRLQELLNFKLKKGKRSIIFIDELPCFDTHKSGFIKALGHFWNNWCSVHPEVLLIVCGSATTWMIRNLIDSHGGLHNRITHEFHIRPFTLSETEKYLKAKGILWDRLSILQIYMALGGIPYYLDLLQARESCAQGIDRLFFSPDAKLRNEFKRLFSSLFRNPEGHVSIINALCKKKSGLTREEIANELGVQNNGHLSKILDDLVQCDFVRYYRTRGDKIKKNGGIYQLVDFFVMFQNQFVGRTTDPHFWSHHLNTPPVNNWMGLAFERVCYSHIEQVKVALGIDKIATEYYCWRHQEDGSGVQVDLIIERADRVFNVCEIKYCDHEYSLQKGEDLKVRNRVGMFKELVAKRRTVMPTLITTFGLKDNSYASAIPVTVCLDELFVDRP, from the coding sequence ATGGATATCATTGGTAGAAACAAGGAAATCAAGGAACTGAACGATATCTACGGGTCTGGCAAGCCGGAGTTCATCGCCCTGTACGGCCGACGTAGGGTCGGCAAGACGTATCTGATAGACCAAAAATACGGCAATGAATTTTCTTTCAAGGTGACAGGAATTCTGGAAGGTTCTTTGCACGAGCAGATGGCCGCTTTTGTGCTCGCCTTGCGCGAGATCGGCTATCAGGGGTCTATGCCATCCACGTGGCTTGATGCGTTTTCTAGGCTTCAGGAACTTTTGAATTTTAAACTCAAAAAGGGAAAGCGCAGCATTATCTTTATCGATGAACTCCCTTGTTTTGACACGCACAAATCTGGCTTCATAAAAGCGTTGGGGCATTTTTGGAACAACTGGTGTTCCGTCCATCCCGAAGTCTTGCTGATTGTCTGCGGCAGCGCCACGACATGGATGATAAGGAACCTTATCGACTCGCATGGGGGCTTGCACAATCGCATTACGCATGAATTCCACATCCGTCCGTTCACCTTGTCCGAGACGGAAAAATATCTCAAAGCCAAGGGAATCCTGTGGGACAGGCTTTCCATTTTGCAAATCTACATGGCGTTGGGCGGCATCCCTTACTATCTGGATTTACTGCAAGCCCGCGAAAGTTGTGCGCAGGGCATTGATAGGCTGTTTTTTTCGCCAGATGCTAAATTGCGGAACGAATTCAAGCGCCTTTTCAGTTCTCTCTTTAGAAATCCCGAAGGGCATGTTTCCATTATAAACGCCCTTTGCAAAAAGAAATCGGGACTGACCCGCGAAGAGATTGCAAATGAGTTGGGCGTTCAGAATAACGGGCACTTGAGCAAAATTCTTGACGACCTGGTTCAATGCGATTTCGTGCGTTATTACCGGACACGGGGGGACAAGATAAAGAAAAACGGCGGCATCTACCAACTGGTGGATTTTTTCGTGATGTTTCAAAACCAGTTCGTCGGCCGGACGACCGACCCCCATTTCTGGAGCCACCACCTGAATACGCCTCCCGTAAATAACTGGATGGGGCTTGCCTTTGAGCGGGTTTGCTATTCACACATTGAACAGGTCAAGGTTGCTCTTGGAATAGATAAAATCGCGACGGAATATTATTGCTGGCGGCATCAGGAAGATGGGAGCGGGGTGCAGGTCGATTTGATTATCGAACGCGCCGACAGGGTGTTCAATGTTTGCGAAATCAAATACTGCGACCACGAATACTCCTTACAAAAGGGGGAAGATTTGAAGGTTAGGAACAGGGTCGGGATGTTCAAGGAACTGGTTGCCAAACGACGAACCGTGATGCCGACGCTTATAACGACCTTTGGGCTAAAGGACAATTCATACGCTTCGGCCATTCCCGTTACGGTCTGCCTAGACGAACTGTTCGTTGACCGGCCATAG